The following DNA comes from Alienimonas californiensis.
CAATAAAGACGCCGCCTTCGCGGAGGCCGTCCGCAAGCACTACGCCGCCTGCGTGACCTACGCCGACCGGCAGGTCGGCCGCCTGCTCGAACGGCTGGACGAGACGGGCCAGCGGGAGAACACGATCGTCGTGCTGTGGGGCGACCACGGCTGGCACCTCGGCGAGCACGCCATCTGGGGCAAGCACGCCCTGTTCGAAGAATCGCTACGGTCGCCGCTGATCGTGTCGTACTCCGGTCTGCCGCAGCCCGGTGAGGCGTCGCGGGCGGTGGTGGAGTCGATCGACCTGTTTCCCACGCTGTGCGACCTCGCCGCCCTGCCGGCCCCGGCGGGGGAGGACGGCACGCCGTTCGTCGATGGCCGCTCGCTGCGGCCGCTGCTGGAGGACCCCGCCGCGGGACAGGCCGGCGACGGGCCGGCCGACGGGGGTTCCGCCTGCGCCTACACGGGCGGGGCGGAGACGATTCGTACCGATTCGTACCGCCTGATCGCCCACCGCGGCGGCCACCTGGAACTGTACGACCACCGCACGCCGGAGGCGGAAACGCAGAACCTCGCCGAGGCCGAACCGGAGACCGCCGTCCGCCTGCTCGCCCGGCTCCGCGAGCGGTTGGGCAACCGCTGAACGGCGGGGCGGCCCGGCCGCGGGCGGAGGTTCCGGGAGCGGCGGCCAATCACTACAGTGCCGGCCGATCGTCCGACGGACCGACCTTTTCTGAAGCCGCGCCCGCCCGCGGACCCGCCCCCGCCATGACGGCCCCCAGCCCGCCGCCCGCCGCCGCCCGGCCGCGGTTCGGCATCGTGACGCCCAGCTACAATCAGGGGGCGTACCTGCGCGAAACGATCGAGAGCGTGCTGAGCCAGCAGGGCCTCGGCACGGAGTTCGACCTCGACTACGCCGTGATCGACGGCGGCAGCACGGACGACTCTGCGGCGATCATCCGCGAATACGAGGACCGCCTCACCTTCTGGTGCAGCGAAAAGGACCGCGGCCAGAGCCACGCGATTAATAAAGGCTTCGAGCACGTCACCAAAGACCCTGCGGCGATCGCCGCGTGGCTCAACAGCGACGACGTGTATCTGCCGGGGGCACTGTCGAAAGTGGCCGCCTACTGGCGGGAGCACGCCCCGGACGCCCTCGTCGGCCGCTGCCAGAAGACGGACCCGTCCGGCAACGTCTATAACGCGACCGTGCTGGAGGAGTATACGTTCGATAAATTGGTCGACTGGGGGCGGCACAGCTTCATGCAGCCGGGCTGTTTCCTCTCCCGGCGGGTGTGGGACGCCGTCGGCGGGGTGAACGAGAACCTGTGGTACGTGATGGACGTCGAGCTCTGGTTAAAGGTCGCCCGGGACTATCGGTTCGACACGCTGGACGAGCCCCTCGCCGCGGCGAAGAGCCACGATCAGGCGAAGACGACCAACCTCCAGGGGCGGGGCGAGACCTGGACGGAGCATCAATTGATGTTGCTCAAGCAAGGCGCCCGCGAGCACGTGGCCCGCACGATGCGGGACCAACGCATGGCCTTCGAGCGATTGAACGCGGAAGTCCGCGGGGCCTACGCCCTCCCGGGCGTCGGCTTGCTGGTGCGGGCCGCCCACAAGCTGGTGCGCAACCGGATGGATCGGGACCCGACCTACGCCCCGCCCAAAGCCCGCTCCGCCGAACCCCCGCAGACAGGCGGATGAGTTCCGCCGGTCCCCCCGCGTCCGAGGCTCCACCGCGGTCGCCGCAGCGGCCGGGCGGGGCAGCCCCGCGCCGGTTGTTGTACGTCGTGACGAATTACGGGCTGCTCTCGGAAACCTTCGTGCGGGACCTGGTGCGGGATCTCGCCGCTCGCGGCTGGGCCGTGACGATCGCCTGCTCCCATGCCGGCCCGGAGGCCAGCGTCCCCCCGGGGGCGACGCTGCGGCCCGTGCGGTTCGCCCAACTGACCCGCCCGGCGGACCGTCTCGCGGGGCGGTTTGAACGCACGCTGCGGGGCGGCGACGGCTGGTCCCGGTTGGCCCGGTCCGCCACGCGGGCGCTGGCGCCGGTGATCGCCGAGGCCCGGCCGGACGTGGCCTTCGTCGACGACGGCCGCGCCGCCGCCTTGGCCGTCGGGGCGTTGGGGCAGGCGGGCGTGCCCTTCGCCGTCCACTTCCACGGGTCGGACATCACCAACGGCCTGTCCGACGTCGGCTACCGAGGGACCCTGCCGCAGGTGTTCGACGCCGCGGGGGCGATCGTGCTCGCCTCGCACCACATGCGGCGCCTGCTGACGTTGGAGGGCGCCGATCCCGATCGCTGCCGCGTGATCCGCCTGGCGGTGCAGACCGACGGGGTCGAGCCGGTCCCCTGGGCGGAACGTCGCCGGCAGCCGCCCTCGGTCGCCTACTTCGGCCGCCTCACGCCCAAGAAGCACCCGGTCGCGTTGATCGAGGCGTTCGCCCGCGCCCGCCGCCGCGTGCCGGAGGCCCGGCTGACGATGATCGGCAACGGACCCGAGCGCGACCGCGTCGTCGCCCGGATCGCCCGGCACGGCCTCGGCGAGGCGGTGCGGCTCCTGCCCGGCCTGCCGCGGGCGGAGGGGTTGGAGATCGTGGCGCAGCACTGGGTCTTCGCCCAGCACAGCGTCACCGCGATTAGCGGCGATCAGGAGGGGTTCGCCCTCAGCCCGGCCGAGGCGGCCCTGCTGGAACTGCCGATCGTCTCCACCTGGCACAACGGCATCCCGGAGCACGTCGCCGACGGCGAGACCGGCTTCCTCGTGCCGGAACACGATTACGAAGCGATGGGCGACCGGCTCGCGGAGCTGTTCGCCGATCCCGACCGCTGCGAAACGATGGGCCGGGCCGGCCGGCGGCGGGTGTCGGCACTCTGCCCGCCCGACGCCCGCGGGGCGGCGATCGACGCGTTGCTGACGGAACTCTCCGACCGGCGTCCCTCATGACGGGAACCTCGCCATGAGCGCCGGGCCGGTCACCGTCGTCATCCCCAACCGCAACGGGGTCGCCTTTCTGGAGGAGGCCGTCGGCAGCGCCTTGGCGGACGCCGCCGTCGGCCGGGTCGTGGCCGTCGACGACGGGTCGACCGACGGCAGCCGCCGCATCCTCGACCTCCTAACCGAGCGCCACCCGGACCGACTGCGGGCGCTCCGGCAGGAGGGCGGCGGGGCCTGCGTCGCCCGCAATGCCGGGCTCGCCCTGGCGGAGGGGCCGTTCGTGAAGTTCCTCGACTCGGACGACGTGCTCGAACCGGGGGCCGTCGGCCGGCAGGTCGAACAGCTGGCGGCGTTCGCCGGGCAGACCGTCAGCGTCTACGGCGACGTGCGGTGGGTGAACGAGCGGGGCGAACCGCTGCCGAGCCCGCCCCCCCCGCCGGCCGACCTACCGGAGGCGGCGCGGATGATTGAACACCCCCCGCTGACCGCCGCCCCGCTGCACCGCGTCGAGGACGTGCGGCGGGTCGACGGGTTCGACCCCCGCGTGCCCCGCGGGCAGGAGCACGACCTGCACCTGCGCATGTGGCTGGCGGGCGTGCGGTTCGTGCACCGCCCCGGCGTCGTCTACGCTTACCGGCAGCACGGCGGCGGACGGATCAGCGACGCCGACGGCCAGGCCGCGGTCGCCCGCGGTCGGTTCGAGGCGCTTTCGCGCCATGTCGAAACGGCCCGGCAGACGCTGGGCGAGCCGCTGGCCCCGGAGGTCGCCGCCGCGTTCGGCCGGCAGTTCTGGCGAGTCGGCCGCCGCAGCCTGCAAACCGGGGCGCCCGCGGCGGCGGCGGCCCCGTTCTTCCAAACGGCGAAGCGGTTGGCCGGCGACGAGGCGATCGTCGGCGGGCGGGCCTACCGTCTGCTGTGCCGCACCGTCGGCCCGACCCTCGCCGAACGCCTCGGGCGGCGGGGGTGAGGCGTGACCGGCCAACTCCGTTCGACGCCCCCGCCGCTCGGCGGCGATCCGGGTGGTCGCCCGCGGCCGGCCGGCGCTAGTTTGACGCTTCGCCCGCCGTCGCGGTCGGCCGGAAGGATCGAGCCCCCGGATTCCCCAGCGACGGCAGGCCGCAGGCCGCACGCAGCAGACCGATGACGACACGACTCGCCCGCGGAAGAATCGCCGCTTCGCGGACGGGCCGACGCGCGTGGGCCCGCGTCCGCATCGGCCTGTCGCAGGAGGTCGGCCCCCACCCGGCGACCCGTCGGTTGGTGATTAAATCCATCTTCGGGATGGCGAACCGCCTGCGGTATCTGCTGACGGCGAAGGCCTTCGCGGACCGCTGGGGGTTGCAGCTCTGCCCGGACTGGCGCGAGGGCTGGTACGGGCCGCCGGGCGAGAACAGCTTTTTCGAACTGTTCGAGCTCGACGGCGCCGAGGAGCCGCCCACGGATTGGGGCGCCGTTTATCCGCCAAGCTGGGCGGGTCGGACGGAACTCACCACCTATCAATGGATGGAGGACGTCAAACGGGAGAAGGGCGAGCGGGCGATGCAGCGAGATCTCATGTTCCCGTTCTATCGGGCGTTGGTCGAACGCCCGGCGGCGGAGACGATGATTAATAGCGGCTGGCTGGTCGTTCCGGAGGACCTGCCGGTCGCCGGGGTGAACTACGTGCCCCGCCGCGTCAACGAGGCCCTGCGGCCGAGCGCGCGGTGCCGCGAGGCGATCGCCGCCGAGCTTCCCCCGCTGGCGGGCTGCGTCGGCGTGCACGTGCGGCGGACGGATTCGCCGAACCAGTTGCCGCTGGAGGCGTACTTCCGGCTCGTCGGGAACGACGACCGGCCGATTTTCCTCTGCACGGACTCCGCGGACGTCGAACGGGAGTTTCGCACGAAATACGGCGACCGCCTGCTATCCATTGAACGCCATTATCATGCTGACGGCGGGGCGCTGCATCACGGCGGGTTCAATTCGGCCGGGGGGGACGAATCGGCACCGGACCGGCGCCGGCTGGCCGTCGAGGCGGTACGCGACTTATATGGCCTCGGGGGTTGCGGCCGGATCGTGCACGGGGGGAACTCCTCCTACAGCCAATTTGCCGTCGACGTCCTCGCCGCCCCGGACGCCGACGTCCGCCTGGCGACGTGACCGCTCCCGCCCCCCCCGAATCGTCCGGCGCCTACTTCAGCGCCAACGACGCCGTCTTCGACTGGACCGTGGGCTTTCTGGAAAGCTTTCGCGCCCACAACCCGGACCTGCCGCTGCGATGGATCCCGTTCGACGACCGCGGCGACCGCATCGCGGCGCTGGCGGACGAGTATCAATTTACCGCGTTTGAGGACCCCTCCTTCGACCGTCTCGAAGCGATCGGGGAGAGCCTCGAAGTAGGCCTGACCCCCTACGGCCCGCATTGGTTCCGGCGGTTCGCGGCATTCTGGGGGCCGTTTGAGCGTTTTCTTTATCAGGACTGCCGGCAACTCGCGCTGTGCGACCTGGGGCCTCTGATCGACGCGACGGCGAATTACGGCTTCGACTTACTGCATTTTGATTGTGCGCTCGATCAGGTGTACGAACCGGGGCCGGTGCGGCGAGAGTTCCTGCGGCGGGGGCGGGGCCGGGGATTTATGTCCGGCCAGTGGGCCAGCCGGCGAGGGCTATTCGATCTGGGAACGCTGGAACGGTTCGGGGCGGAGTGCCTCGCCGTCCGCGATCAACTGAACCCCCGCAACACCGATCAGTTCTTCCTAAATTATTGCTGCGACGCGGGGAGCGTCCGCGAGGGGCGAAACGAACGGCCGATCGTCACGGGGCACTTCGCGGAGGTCCTGGGCGACCTGTGCCGCGACGCTTGGGCCCGGCAGCCCGGGCGAGTTTATCAGGACGCCGCGGGCGTTTTTCGCCGCTGGGACCACGGCGGCTCGGACCACGCCAAGGGCGTGCCGATCCTGCACTGGGCGGGAATTCAACTCTCGCCGGCGATGCCGGAGGCGGAGCTGTTTTATACGTACCGCGACCGACGCGAACCCGCCGCCCGGCGGGCGCTGCGATCCCTGCGACGGCGGGCGGAGCGCCTGGCGCTGCGGCTCGCCGACCGGCTCCGCCGGCAGCGGCAGATCAATTCGCTCTGGCACCGCTTGCGGGGCCGTCGGCGATGACGCAACCACCCGACCCGCTGAAGGTGCGCGCCTATCTGGAACCGGGCCGCACGCTGGAGCCAGTGACCGGCGTGGGCCGGCACGCGAACGCGATGGTCCGGGCACTGGCGGAGCGGCCGGAGGTGACGCTCGACCTGCTGTTCTCGCGGGGGTGGCTGGGGGAGGACGGCCGGCTGCCGGCGAACGCGCCGCTCCGCGACCTGCCGCTTCGCACCTACGCCCTGCCGGAGCGGTTTTCGGAACGGCTCCGCAAGCTGACCGGGCGTCCGTCGCTGGCGCGACACGCCGCCGGGGCGGACGTCGTCTACGCCCCCGCTGACGCCATACTGCCGACCGGGCCCGTGCCGGCGGTCGTGACGCTGCACGACGTGTTCGCCGTCGACCCGGAGTTCCCCGCCCACCGCACGACCCCGGCGGCCCGGCGGTTGGAGCGTCGCTGGCGAACGTGGCTCCCGCGGCTGTTCGCCTGCTCCGACGCGGTCCTGACGGTCTCCGACGACAGCCGGCGTCGCATGCGGCGGCTGACGGACACCGCGGACACCCCGGTGATCGTCGTCGGCAACGGCGTCTCGCCGGTGTTCTATCAAATCTTCGAAAAGCCCCCCGCCGACTGCCGCCGCCCCGGTCCGTGGCCGTACGCCCTGGCAGTGGGGGGATTGCAGGGCCGCAAGGGCGCCGCGGAGATGCTGGCCGTCGCCGCGGAGCTTGCCCGGCGCGGTTCGGAGGTGCGGGTGGTGTTCGTCGGCCGGCCCGAGCCGAAGTGGGAACAGGTCGCCCAACAGACGCCGAACGCCGTCGTCGCCGGGCCGATCGGCGACGAGCTGATGGCGGACTATCTGCGGGCCGCCGACGCCCAATTATTTCTCTCCCATTACGAGGGGTTCGGTCTGCCCGCGCTGGAGGCGATGGCGGCCGGCACGCCGGTTGTCGCCGCGAACAACACCAGTCTGCCGGAGGTCGTCGGCGACGCCGGGGTGTGTCTGGCCGCGACGGACACGGGCGCCGCGACCGACGCAATTCTCGCCTTCGCCGACGGCGGCGCCATGCGGGAGGACTATGTGCAAAAGGGCCGCGCCCGGGCCGCCCGTTTCACCTGGGCGGCCTGTGCCGAGCGGGCCTTTCAGGTGCTCACCGCCGCCGCCCACCACGACGCGGCGTTGCTGCGCGAACTTGCCGAACGCCCGCTGACCGACGGCGGGTGAGCGCTCAGGCGTCCGCCGCCCGCCGGGCCTCGGTCAAATAGGCCGTGTAACGATCCGCCCAAATCTGAGCCGAATAGGCCGCGGCCAGGGCGTGGGAGCGGCGGCCGTACTCGGGCAGGTCGGCGTGGCGGTCGTGCAGGAACCGCAGGCCGCGGGCGAGGGCGGCGACGTCGTCGGTCGCCACGGCGAGGCCGTTGTAATAGGGGCGGACCAGTTCCACGCTCGACCCGCAGGCTTCCGTGCAGAGGATCGGCAACCCGGCTGCTGCGGATTCGACCAGCGCCAGCGGCCACGGATCGAACCGGCTGGGCAAGACCAGCGCCCCCGCCGCGGCGAACCGTTCCCGCAGCGCGGACGGCTGCACGAAGCCGCGATCCTCGATCCCCTCCCGCCCGGCGATCAGGCCGCCCCGCGGGCCGGTCCCGCAGCATTCCAGCGTCCACGGCTCGCCGGCCCCGCTCCCGTTGGCGCTGTCCCGGTTCACGCCCTCGCGATAGCGGGCGTAGGCCTCGGCGAGCACGTCCAGCCCCTTTTCGTCCGCATAACGCCCGACGAACAGGAATCGCCGCGGCCACGGGCCGTCCTCCCGCCGCCGCAGACATTCGGTGAGGCCCGCGTGGGCGACGCCGTACATCCCCCGCCGCAACCGGGCCTCCGGGATGCCCAGCCGTTTCCCGTACTGCCAACTGCGTTCGCCGGTGACGACCGTGATCGCACAGCGGTTCAGCAGGCTGGCCAGCGGGAACCGGGCGAGGCGTTGCCGCAAATCCCCGCGCCAGGGGGTGTCGAAGGTCATCATGAAGCCCGGCGGCCCGCCGTGCTCGGAGTTTCGCAACGGCTCCCCGAAGGGCAGGCGGCGGTAGGGGCGGTGATACCAGCCGTTCAGGACCACCACGTCCGGCCGCCGTTCTTCGACCAACCGCCGCACCAGCGCCGCGTCGTCCCGCTCTCCGGGTTCGAGCAACCGACAGGGCAGCCCCGCGACCACGTCGTCCGCGAACGCCGCCCCGGACCCGGACCGGCCGGAGGCGAAGGCGAGGAAATACGGGTCGACGTCCGCCCGGCCGGCCAGTTCCCGGAAGCAGGCCGCCATGTAGCCGTTGATCTCCGACCAGAGAAAGACCGCCCGCAGCGGGGCGGGGCCGTCGGTGGGGGCGGCGCTCGCGGGGGGCGGGGGCGTCACGGCGGCGCCGGCTGGAACCGGGAAAGAGAGGGGGCGAAACCGCCGCGGCGGGGGCCGATCCTAGCGAACCCGTCCAAACCCGCACACCGAGGCTCGGCCGGGCGCTGCGCCCTGGGGCGCCGGAGCTCCGCCCGCGGCGTGCGGCCTAACGTGCAGCGGGGGCGGACCCTCTGGTACGCTTCGGATTCGCACCCTCGCCGCTCCGAACTGCGCCCGCCATGTCCTTCCGTCCCCGTTCCGTCCTCGCATTATTGATCGCGGCCGCCTGCGTCCCCGCGGCGGTCGCGGACGAGATCGAATTCAAACAGGGCGACCACGTCGCCTACATCGGCAACACCCTTGCCGACCGCATGCAGCATCACGCCTGGCTGGAGACTTATCTCCACGCCCTGCTGCCGGACCGCGAACTGACGTTTCGCAACCTCGGCTTTTCCGGGGATGAATTGAAGCAGCGCCAGCGGGCCGACAACTTCGGCGACGCCGACCAGTGGCTGACGAAGGTCGAAGCGGACGTGATCTTCTGCTTTTTCGGCTACAACGAGGCATTGGAGGGCGAAGGCGGCCTCGCATCTTTCAAGAAAGATCTTGAAGACGTGATCGCGGGGATGCGGTCGCAGAAATACAACGGCGAGTCCGCCCCGCGGTTGGTGATGTTCTCGCCGATCGCCCACGAAAACCTGAACAGCCCGCACCTGCCGGACGGGTCGGCGAACAACGCCAACCTCGCCCTCTATACCGAGGCGATGCGGGCCGTCTGCGAGGCGAAGCAGGTCCCGTTCGTGGATCTGTTCTCCCTGTCGCAGAAGCTCTACGCGGAGTCGGAGGAGCCGTTGACGACCAACGGCGTGCACCTGCTCGACCGCGGCGACCGCCTGCTGGCCCGGGCGATCCTCACCGCCCCGGACTCTCCGCTGGCGCACCTGGCGAACGGCCCGCTGCCGGCCGACGAGGAGATCGCCGACCTCCGCGAAGCGGCGCTGAACAAGAACTACGAATGGTTCAGCCGCTATCGCGTCGTGGACGAATACAACGTCTTCGGCGGACGCTCCAAGCTGGCGTGGTTCGGGCAGTCCAACGGCGATGTGATGATGCGGGAGATGGAAATCTTCGACGTCAAAACGGCGAACCGGGACCGCGTGGTCTGGGCGATCGCCCAGGGCTCGAACGCCGAGCCGCAGGACGACAACCTCCCGCCGGAACTGGTGGTCAGGCCGAACAAAGAGGGTCCGCTGGAGGACGGCGCCTTCCCCTATCTGGGCGGCGAGGAGGCGATCTCCCAGATGACCGTGCAGGACGGGTTGGAGGTCAACCTGTTCGCCTCGGAGAAGGAATTTCCCCGGCTGGTTAATCCGGTGCAGATGTCCGTCGATCCCGACGGGCGGCTGTGGGCCTCGGTCTGGACGTCCTATCCGCACTGGAACCCGACGGAGCCGCGGCGGGACGCGATCGTGATCCTGCCGGACGAGGACCGCGACGGCAAAGCGGACGACTGCATCGTCTTCGCGGACGGCCTGAACAGCGTCACCGGCTTCGAATTCTGGGGCGGCGGCGTCCTGGTCGCGGCGTTGCCGGAACTGTGGTTCCTCAAGGACACCGACGGCGACAACAAAGCCGACGTGAAAATCCGCATGCTGCAGGGCCTCTCCAGCGCCGACTCCCACCACAGCGCTAACGCGATGCTGCTGGGCCCCGACGGCTGGCTGTATTGGTCCCGCGGCATCTTCAACGTGGCGGCGATCGAGACCCCCACGCAGACCTATCGCAGCGGTAAGTCCGGCGTCCACCGCTTTAATCCCCGCACCTTCGAGATGGAGTTCCACTACCCCATCGGCCCCAACCCGCACGGCGACGTGTTCGATCAGTGGGGTTATCAATTCGCCAACGACGGCACCTCCGGCACCGGCGGGTACGTCAGCATCGGCAAGGGCCTGCGGCCCGGCGGTCGCGAGTGGTTCAAGAAGGAATGGCGCCCCGTCGCCGCCACCGGCCTGTTGGCCAGCGAGCACTTCCCCGAGGATCAGCAGGGCAACTTCCTGATCTGCAACACGATCGGCTTTCTCGGCGTGCTGCAATACGAGGTGCAATACAACGGCGCCGAGATCACCGCGGACCGCACGGACGATCTGCTCCAGTCGACCGACCCGAACTTCCGCCCCGTGGACGTGGAGATCGGCGGCGACGGCGCCCTGTACGTGGCCGACTGGCAGAACACCCTGATCGGCCACATGCAGCACAACATGCGGGACCCCAACCGCGACCACGCCCACGGCCGGATTTATCGGGTGACGGCCAAAGGCCGCGACCTGATCCCCGCCGTGACGATGAGCGACGCCTCCACCGCCGAGGTGCTGCAAAACTTCTTCAGCGGCACGAATAACGTCCGCTATCGCGCCCGCCTCGAACTCAGCGGCCGGGACGCCGCCGAGGTCCTCCGCGAGATTGCGGCCTTCACCGACTCGCTGGACCCGAAGCAGGGCGACGCCGACCGCGACGCGGCCCAGGCGCTGCTCGAATGCCTGTGGGTTCATGAGGAGTTCCGCGTTCCCAATATCGACCTGGTCAAGAAGACCTTCCAGGCCGAGGAGCCCCGCGTGCGAGCAGCGGCGATCCGGACGCTCGGCCACTGGGCGCAGCACCTGCAGGGCGGGAAGCCGATGACCGGCCACCTGCCGGGCTGGGACGCTCTGCTCCTGGCGGCGGCCACGGACGAGTCCGCCCTGGTGCGGGCCGAGGCGCTGAAGGCCGCGGTCGAGTTCGCCGACTATGAAAGCGCCGCTCCGGCCGAGGCGATCTTCGCGGCGGCGACGCGGCCGACCGATCCGGAATTGAACGACGTGCTGGAGTACGCCCGCGGCGAAATCGACGTGAAGGCGATGCTCGCCGAGGCGATTCGCTCCGGGAAACCGCTCTCCCCCGCGGCGGAGGCGTACGCCCTGGAAAACGCCTCGCCGGAGTTGCTGCTGGAGTTGGACCGCTCGCCTGCGGTGTATCAGGCCCTGCTCACCCGGGCCCGCATTCCGGACTCGTTCCGGCTGGAGGCCGTCCAGGCGACGGCCAAAGCCGCCGGCCGCACGCCGCTCGCCCAGTTGGCGGCGAGCCTGCGGACCGCCGAGGCGGAGCAGTGGGCCAGCCTGGAGGACCTCGCCGCCCTGCTGCCGGAACTGGCCGGCGACGCCGCGGCGGATCAGCAGATTCTTCAGCAGATCCTGGACGAATCGCAGTCGGCGGACGTCCGCGAAGCCGCCTACGCCGCCTGGTTGCCGGCCGGCGACGCCGAGGCGATCTGGGGGCACGCCTCCCGGTCTCGCGACCGGCTCGGCGCCCTGCTGACCAGCCTCGGCGCCAGCGGCGACCCCGCGGTCCGCGAACGGTTCGCCCCGCGGGTCCGCCCGTTGATGTTCGAGGTCCCCGAGGCCCTGCGGAGCGACGCCGACAGCCGGACCGTCAAACCCGGCCCCGCGGTCTCGTTCGAGTATTTCGCCCCCAACCCCAAGAACGTGCGGAACGAAACGTTGGACGAATTGAAGCCGGCCCTGACCGGCCAGCTGGATCAATTCGAGAAGTTCGTGCCCGGCGGCGCCCAGGACGCCTTCGCCACCCGGCAGACGGCCGGGCTCGTCGTGCCCGTCACCGGCGACTACACGTTCCACCTCGCCTCCGACGACGGCTCGCGGCTGTATGTCGACGGAAAAGAGGTCGTGAATCACGACGGCCTGCACGGGATGAACGAGAAACGCGGGACCGTCCGCCTGGACGCCGGCGTGCACGAGATCGTCCTCAATTATTTCGACAACGGCGGTAACGACGGCCTGAAGATCGCCTGGGAAGGCCCCGGCATCTCGAAGCGGCCGATCGATTCGACCGTGCTCCGCAGCGCCGGCAGCGGCAACCTGCGGCAGCAGGCCCTCG
Coding sequences within:
- a CDS encoding glycosyltransferase family 2 protein, producing the protein MTAPSPPPAAARPRFGIVTPSYNQGAYLRETIESVLSQQGLGTEFDLDYAVIDGGSTDDSAAIIREYEDRLTFWCSEKDRGQSHAINKGFEHVTKDPAAIAAWLNSDDVYLPGALSKVAAYWREHAPDALVGRCQKTDPSGNVYNATVLEEYTFDKLVDWGRHSFMQPGCFLSRRVWDAVGGVNENLWYVMDVELWLKVARDYRFDTLDEPLAAAKSHDQAKTTNLQGRGETWTEHQLMLLKQGAREHVARTMRDQRMAFERLNAEVRGAYALPGVGLLVRAAHKLVRNRMDRDPTYAPPKARSAEPPQTGG
- a CDS encoding glycosyltransferase family 4 protein — its product is MLYVVTNYGLLSETFVRDLVRDLAARGWAVTIACSHAGPEASVPPGATLRPVRFAQLTRPADRLAGRFERTLRGGDGWSRLARSATRALAPVIAEARPDVAFVDDGRAAALAVGALGQAGVPFAVHFHGSDITNGLSDVGYRGTLPQVFDAAGAIVLASHHMRRLLTLEGADPDRCRVIRLAVQTDGVEPVPWAERRRQPPSVAYFGRLTPKKHPVALIEAFARARRRVPEARLTMIGNGPERDRVVARIARHGLGEAVRLLPGLPRAEGLEIVAQHWVFAQHSVTAISGDQEGFALSPAEAALLELPIVSTWHNGIPEHVADGETGFLVPEHDYEAMGDRLAELFADPDRCETMGRAGRRRVSALCPPDARGAAIDALLTELSDRRPS
- a CDS encoding glycosyltransferase family 2 protein, translated to MSAGPVTVVIPNRNGVAFLEEAVGSALADAAVGRVVAVDDGSTDGSRRILDLLTERHPDRLRALRQEGGGACVARNAGLALAEGPFVKFLDSDDVLEPGAVGRQVEQLAAFAGQTVSVYGDVRWVNERGEPLPSPPPPPADLPEAARMIEHPPLTAAPLHRVEDVRRVDGFDPRVPRGQEHDLHLRMWLAGVRFVHRPGVVYAYRQHGGGRISDADGQAAVARGRFEALSRHVETARQTLGEPLAPEVAAAFGRQFWRVGRRSLQTGAPAAAAAPFFQTAKRLAGDEAIVGGRAYRLLCRTVGPTLAERLGRRG
- a CDS encoding O-fucosyltransferase family protein codes for the protein MTTRLARGRIAASRTGRRAWARVRIGLSQEVGPHPATRRLVIKSIFGMANRLRYLLTAKAFADRWGLQLCPDWREGWYGPPGENSFFELFELDGAEEPPTDWGAVYPPSWAGRTELTTYQWMEDVKREKGERAMQRDLMFPFYRALVERPAAETMINSGWLVVPEDLPVAGVNYVPRRVNEALRPSARCREAIAAELPPLAGCVGVHVRRTDSPNQLPLEAYFRLVGNDDRPIFLCTDSADVEREFRTKYGDRLLSIERHYHADGGALHHGGFNSAGGDESAPDRRRLAVEAVRDLYGLGGCGRIVHGGNSSYSQFAVDVLAAPDADVRLAT
- a CDS encoding glycosyltransferase family 4 protein, which codes for MTQPPDPLKVRAYLEPGRTLEPVTGVGRHANAMVRALAERPEVTLDLLFSRGWLGEDGRLPANAPLRDLPLRTYALPERFSERLRKLTGRPSLARHAAGADVVYAPADAILPTGPVPAVVTLHDVFAVDPEFPAHRTTPAARRLERRWRTWLPRLFACSDAVLTVSDDSRRRMRRLTDTADTPVIVVGNGVSPVFYQIFEKPPADCRRPGPWPYALAVGGLQGRKGAAEMLAVAAELARRGSEVRVVFVGRPEPKWEQVAQQTPNAVVAGPIGDELMADYLRAADAQLFLSHYEGFGLPALEAMAAGTPVVAANNTSLPEVVGDAGVCLAATDTGAATDAILAFADGGAMREDYVQKGRARAARFTWAACAERAFQVLTAAAHHDAALLRELAERPLTDGG
- a CDS encoding glycosyltransferase family 4 protein, encoding MTPPPPASAAPTDGPAPLRAVFLWSEINGYMAACFRELAGRADVDPYFLAFASGRSGSGAAFADDVVAGLPCRLLEPGERDDAALVRRLVEERRPDVVVLNGWYHRPYRRLPFGEPLRNSEHGGPPGFMMTFDTPWRGDLRQRLARFPLASLLNRCAITVVTGERSWQYGKRLGIPEARLRRGMYGVAHAGLTECLRRREDGPWPRRFLFVGRYADEKGLDVLAEAYARYREGVNRDSANGSGAGEPWTLECCGTGPRGGLIAGREGIEDRGFVQPSALRERFAAAGALVLPSRFDPWPLALVESAAAGLPILCTEACGSSVELVRPYYNGLAVATDDVAALARGLRFLHDRHADLPEYGRRSHALAAAYSAQIWADRYTAYLTEARRAADA